The proteins below are encoded in one region of Lactuca sativa cultivar Salinas chromosome 3, Lsat_Salinas_v11, whole genome shotgun sequence:
- the LOC128132742 gene encoding acetyl-coenzyme A carboxylase carboxyl transferase subunit beta, chloroplastic-like codes for MIFRRMTIHLLYFHANMEQENSMKRWWFNSMLFKKEFEHRCRLSKSMGSLGPIENASESKDPNRNDTDKNIQGWGGHDNYSNVDLFFGVKDIRNFFSDDTFLVKDSNGDSYSIYFDIENHIFEIANDHPFCSELESSFYRNSSDLNNGSKSKNPDHDRYMDDTQYTWNNHINSCIDSYLQYQICIDNYIVSGNDNSSNNNSSNENSSNENSSNDYISSSISSQSENSSQNEDITTSDQTIPESSTHMGVTQQYRHLWVQCENCYGLNYKKFFKSKMHLCEQCGYHLKMSSSDRIELLIDPGTWEPMDEDMVSLDPIEFHSEEEPYKNRIDSYQRNKGLTEVVQTGRGQLNGITVAIGVMDFQFMGGSMGSVVGEKITRLIEYATKEFLPLIIVCASGGARMQEGSVSLMQMAKISSALYDYQSNKKLFYVPIQCLFNYSFTRKGNVGIGFGNNDIPQHTKTSCHPTGRL; via the coding sequence ATGATTTTTCGTCGAATGACTATTCATCTATTGTATTTTCATGCAAATATGGAGCAAGAAAACTCTATGAAAAGATGGTGGTTCAATTCGATGTTATTTAAGAAGGAGTTCGAACACAGATGTAGGCTAAGTAAATCAATGGGCAGTCTTGGTCCTATTGAAAATGCCAGTGAAAGTAAAGATCCGAATAGAAATGATACGGATAAAAACATTCAGGGTTGGGGTGGTCATGACAATTACAGTAATGTTGATCTTTTTTTTGGCGTCAAGGACATTCGGAATTTTTTCTCTGATGATACTTTTTTAGTGAAAGATAGTAATGGGGACAGTTATTCTATATATTTTGATAttgaaaatcatatttttgaGATTGCCAATGATCATCCTTTTTGTAGTGAACTAGAAAGTTCTTTTTATCGGAATTCTAGTGATCTGAATAATGGATCTAAGAGTAAGAATCCCGACCACGATCGTTACATGGATGATACTCAGTATACTTGGAATAATCACATTAATAGTTGCATTGACAGTTATCTTCAGTACCAAATCTGTATTGATAATTACATTGTAAGTGGTAATGACAATTCCAGTAACAATAATTCCAGTAACGAGAATTCCAGTAACGAGAATTCCAGTAACGATTACATTTCTAGTTCCATTTCTAGTCAAAGTGAAAATAGTAGTCAAAACGAGGATATCACAACGAGTGATCAAACTATACCAGAAAGTTCTACTCATATGGGTGTAACTCAACAATACCGGCATTTGTGGGTTCAATGCGAAAATTGTTATGGATTAAATTATAAGAAATTTTTTAAATCAAAGATGCATCTTTGTGAACAATGTGGATATCATTTGAAAATGAGTAGTTCAGATAGAATCGAACTTTTGATCGATCCGGGCACTTGGGAGCCTATGGATGAAGACATGGTCTCTCTGGATCCCATCGAATTTCATTCGGAGGAGGAGCCTTATAAAAATCGTATCGATTCTTATCAAAGAAATAAAGGATTAACCGAGGTTGTTCAAACAGGCAGAGGGCAACTAAACGGTATTACCGTAgcaattggggttatggattttCAGTTTATGGGAGGTAGTATGGGATCCGTAGTCGGGGAGAAAATTACCCGTTTGATTGAATACGCTACTAAAGAATTTCTACCTCTTATTATAGTGTGTGCTTCCGGAGGGGCACGCatgcaagaaggaagtgtgaGCTTGATGCAAATGGCTAAAATATCTTCTGCTTTATATGATTATCAATCAAATAAAAAGTTATTCTATGTACCAATTCAATGTTTGTTCAATTACTCTTTTACCCGCAAAGGCAATGTAGGCATTGGGTTCGGCAATAATGATATCCCCCAACATACCAAAACTAGCTGTCACCCCACCGgtagactataa
- the LOC128132597 gene encoding ribulose bisphosphate carboxylase large chain has translation MSCREGFMSPQTETKASVGFKAGVKDYKLTYYTPEYETKDTDILAAFRVTPQPGVPPEEAGAAVAAESSTGTWTTVWTDGLTSLDRYKGRCYGIEPVPGEENQYIAYVAYPLDLFEEGSVTNMFTSIVGNVFGFKALRALRLEDLRIPTAYVKTFQGPPHGIQVERDKLNKYGRPLLGCTIKPKLGLSAKNYGRAVYECLRGGLDFTKDDENVNSQPFMRWRDRFLFCAEAIFKSQAETGEIKGHYLNATAGTCEEMMKRAIFARELGVPIVMHDYLTGGFTANTSLAHYCRDNGLLLHIHRAMHAVIDRQKNHGIHFRVLAKALRMSGGDHIHSGTVVGKLEGEREITLGFVDLLRDDFIEKDRSRGIYFTQDWVSLPGVLPVASGGIHVWHMPALTEIFGDDSVLQFGGGTLGHPWGNAPGAVANRVALEACVQARNEGRDLATEGNEIIREATKWSPELAAACEVWKEIKFEFQAMDTLDQ, from the coding sequence ATGAGTTGTAGGGAGGGATTTATGTCACCACAAACAGAGACTAAAGCAAGTGTTGGATTCAAAGCTGGTGTTAAAGATTATAAATTGACTTATTATACTCCTGAGTATGAAACCAAGGATACTGATATTTTGGCAGCATTTCGAGTAACTCCTCAACCTGGAGTTCCGCCTGAAGAAGCAGGGGCCGCAGTAGCTGCCGAATCTTCTACTGGTACATGGACAACTGTGTGGACCGATGGACTTACGAGCCTTGATCGTTACAAAGGGCGATGCTATGGAATCGAGCCTGTTCCTGGCGAAGAAAATCAATATATTGCTTATGTAGCTTACCCATTAGACCTTTTTGAAGAAGGTTCTGTTACTAACATGTTTACTTCCATTGTAGGTAATGTATTTGGGTTCAAAGCCCTGCGTGCTCTACGTCTGGAAGATTTGCGAATCCCTACTGCGTATGTTAAAACTTTCCAAGGTCCGCCTCACGGCATCCAAGTTGAGAGAGATAAATTGAACAAGTATGGTCGTCCCCTGTTGGGATGTACTATTAAACCTAAATTGGGTTTATCCGCTAAAAACTACGGTAGAGCTGTTTATGAATGTCTTCGTGGTGGCCTTGATTTTACTAAAGATGATGAGAACGTGAACTCCCAACCATTTATGCGTTGGAGAGACCGTTTCTTATTTTGTGCCGAAGCTATTTTTAAATCACAAGCTGAAACAGGTGAAATCAAAGGGCATTACTTGAATGCTACTGCGGGTACATGCGAAGAAATGATGAAAAGGGCTATATTTGCCAGAGAATTGGGAGTTCCTATCGTAATGCATGACTACCTAACAGGGGGATTCACTGCAAATACTAGCTTGGCTCATTATTGCCGAGATAATGGTCTACTTCTTCACATCCACCGCGCAATGCATGCAGTTATTGATAGACAGAAGAATCATGGTATACACTTCCGTGTACTAGCTAAAGCGTTACGTATGTCTGGTGGAGATCATATTCATTCCGGTACCGTAGTAGGTAAACTTGAAGGGGAAAGAGAAATCACTTTGGGCTTTGTTGATTTACTGCGTGATGATTTTATTGAAAAAGATAGAAGTCGCGGTATTTATTTCACCCAAGATTGGGTCTCTCTACCAGGTGTTCTGCCTGTAGCTTCGGGCGGTATTCACGTTTGGCATATGCCTGCTCTGACCGAGATCTTTGGAGATGATTCCGTACTACAGTTCGGTGGAGGAACTTTAGGGCACCCTTGGGGAAATGCACCCGGTGCCGTAGCTAATCGAGTAGCTCTAGAAGCATGTGTACAGGCTCGTAATGAGGGACGCGATCTTGCTACTGAGGGTAATGAAATTATCCGTGAGGCTACCAAATGGAGTCCTGAACTAGCTGCTGCTTGTGAAGTATGGAAGGAGATTAAATTTGAGTTTCAGGCAATGGATACTTTGGATCAATAA
- the LOC128132596 gene encoding ATP synthase subunit beta, chloroplastic-like: MNMRMNPTTSGSGVTTLDKKTLGRIAQIIGPVLDVAFPPGKMPNIYNALVVKGRDTAGQPINVTCEVQQLLGNNRVRAVAMSATDGLTRGMDVIDTGAPLSVPVGGATLGRIFNVLGEPVDNLGPVDTSTTFPIHRSAPAFIQLDTKLSIFETGIKVVDLLAPYRRGGKIGLFGGAGVGKTVLIMELINNIAKAHGGVSVFGGVGERTREGNDLYMEMKESGVINEKNIPESKVALVYGQMNEPPGARMRVGLTALTMAEYFRDVNEQDVLLFIDNIFRFVQAGSEVSALLGRMPSAVGYQPTLSTEMGSLQERITSTKEGSITSIQAVYVPADDLTDPAPATTFAHLDATTVLSRGLAAKGIYPTVDPLDSTSTMLQPRIVGEEHYDTAQEVKQTLQRYKELQDIIAILGLDELSEEDRLTVARARKIERFLSQPFFVAEVFTGSPGKYVGLAETIRGFQLILSGELDGLPEQAFYLVGNIDEATAKAMNLEMESNLKK; encoded by the coding sequence ATGAATATGAGAATGAATCCTACTACTTCTGGTTCTGGGGTTACCACGCTTGACAAAAAGACACTGGGGCGTATCGCCCAAATCATTGGTCCGGTACTAGATGTAGCCTTTCCGCCAGGCAAAATGCCTAATATTTATAACGCTCTGGTAGTTAAGGGTCGAGATACTGCTGGTCAACCAATTAATGTGACTTGTGAGGTACAGCAATTATTAGGAAACAATCGAGTTAGGGCCGTAGCTATGAGTGCTACAGATGGTCTAACGAGAGGGATGGACGTAATTGATACGGGAGCTCCACTAAGTGTTCCGGTCGGTGGAGCGACTCTCGGAAGAATTTTCAACGTGCTTGGCGAGCCTGTTGATAATTTAGGTCCTGTAGATACTAGTACAACATTTCCTATTCATAGATCTGCGCCTGCCTTTATACAGTTAGATACAAAATTATCTATTTTTGAAACCGGAATTAAAGTAGTAGATCTTTTAGCCCCTTATCGCCGTGGAGGAAAAATCGGACTATTCGGGGGAGCTGGCGTGGGTAAAACAGTACTCATTATGGAATTGATTAACAATATTGCCAAAGCTCACGGAGGCGTATCTGTATTTGGCGGAGTCGGTGAACGGACTCGTGAAGGAAATGATCTTTACATGGAAATGAAAGAATCTGGAgtaattaatgaaaaaaatattcCAGAATCAAAAGTAGCTCTAGTTTACGGTCAGATGAATGAACCGCCGGGAGCTCGTATGAGAGTTGGTTTGACTGCCCTAACTATGGCGGAATATTTCCGAGATGTTAATGAACAAGATGTACTTTTATTTATTGACAATATCTTCCGTTTTGTCCAAGCAGGATCTGAAGTATCCGCCTTGTTGGGTAGAATGCCTTCCGCTGTGGGTTATCAACCTACCCTTAGTACCGAAATGGGTTCTTTACAAGAAAGAATTACTTCTACCAAAGAAGGGTCCATAACTTCTATTCAAGCTGTTTATGTACCTGCAGATGATTTGACCGACCCTGCTCCTGCTACGACATTTGCACATTTAGATGCTACTACCGTACTATCAAGGGGATTAGCCGCCAAAGGTATCTATCCAACAGTAGATCCTTTAGATTCAACGTCAACTATGCTACAACCCCGGATCGTTGGTGAAGAACATTATGACACTGCACAAGAGGTTAAGCAAACTTTACAACGTTACAAAGAACTTCAAGATATTATAGCTATTCTTGGATTGGACGAATTATCTGAAGAGGATCGTTTAACCGTAGCAAGAGCGCGAAAAATTGAGCGTTTCTTATCACAACCTTTTTTTGTAGCAGAAGTATTTACGGGTTCTCCGGGAAAATATGTTGGTTTAGCAGAAACAATTAGAGGCTTTCAATTAATCCTTTCCGGAGAATTAGATGGTCTTCCTGAACAGGCTTTTTATTTGGTAGGTAACATCGATGAAGCTACGGCGAAGGCTATGAACTTAGAAATGGAGAGCAATTTGAAGAAATGA
- the LOC128132599 gene encoding NAD(P)H-quinone oxidoreductase subunit J, chloroplastic — protein MQGHLSAWLVKHGLIHRSLGFDYQGIETLQIKPGDWHSIAVILYVYGYNYLRSQCAYDVAPGGLLASVYHLTRIEYGADQPEEVCIKVFAPRRDPRIPSVFWVWKSVDFQERESYDMLGISYDNHPRLKRILMPESWIGWPLRKDYIAPNFYEIQDAH, from the coding sequence ATGCAGGGTCATTTGTCTGCTTGGCTAGTTAAGCATGGGCTAATTCATAGATCTTTGGGCTTTGATTACCAAGGAATAGAGACTTTACAAATCAAACCGGGGGATTGGCATTCCATTGCTGTCAttttatatgtatatggttacaATTATCTCCGCTCCCAATGTGCCTATGATGTAGCACCAGGCGGACTATTAGCTAGTGTGTATCATCTTACTAGAATAGAGTATGGCGCGGATCAACCAGAAGAGGTATGCATAAAAGTATTTGCCCCGAGGAGGGATCCTAGAATTCCGTCTGTTTTTTGGGTTTGGAAAAGTGTGGATTTTCAAGAACGGGAATCCTATGATATGTTGGGAATCTCTTATGATAATCATCCCCGTTTGAAACGTATATTAATGCCTGAAAGTTGGATAGGATGGCCTTTACGTAAGGATTATATTGCTCCCAATTTTTATGAAATACAAGATGCTCATTGA
- the LOC128132602 gene encoding 30S ribosomal protein S4, chloroplastic — translation MSRYRGPRFKKIRRLGALPGLTNKRPRAGSDLRNQSRSGKKSQYRIRLEEKQKLRFHYGLTERQLLKYVRIAGKAKGSTGQVLLQLLEMRLDNILFRLGMAPTIPGARQLVNHRHILVNGRIVDIPSYRCKPRDTIAARDEQKSKVLIQNSLDSSPHEELPNHLTLQPFQYKGLVNQIIDSKWVGLKINELLVVEYYSRQT, via the coding sequence ATGTCGCGTTACCGAGGTCCTCGTTTCAAAAAAATACGCCGCCTGGGGGCTTTACCAGGGCTAACTAATAAAAGGCCCAGAGCTGGAAGTGATCTTAGAAACCAATCGCGTTCCGGGAAAAAATCCCAATATCGAATTCGCCTAGAAGAAAAACAAAAATTGCGTTTTCATTATGGTCTTACAGAACGACAATTACTTAAATACGTTCGTATCGCCGGAAAGGCAAAAGGGTCAACAGGTCAGGTTTTACTACAATTACTTGAAATGCGCCTTGATAACATTCTTTTTCGCTTGGGTATGGCTCCGACTATTCCGGGAGCTCGCCAATTAGTTAACCATAGACATATTTTAGTCAATGGTCGTATAGTAGATATACCAAGTTATCGCTGCAAACCCCGAGATACTATTGCGGCGAGGGATGAACAAAAATCTAAAGTTCTAATTCAAAATTCTCTCGATTCATCCCCCCATGAGGAATTGCCAAACCATTTGACTCTTCAACCATTCCAATATAAAGGATTAGTCAATCAAATAATAGATAGTAAATGGGTCGGTTTGAAAATAAATGAATTGCTAGTTGTAGAATATTATTCTCGTCAGACTTAA
- the LOC128132601 gene encoding ribulose bisphosphate carboxylase large chain, with protein MSCREGFMSPQTETKASVGFKAGVKDYKLTYYTPEYETKDTDILAAFRVTPQPGVPPEEAGAAVAAESSTGTWTTVWTDGLTSLDRYKGRCYGIEPVPGEENQYIAYVAYPLDLFEEGSVTNMFTSIVGNVFGFKALRALRLEDLRIPTAYVKTFQGPPHGIQVERDKLNKYGRPLLGCTIKPKLGLSAKNYGRAVYECLRGGLDFTKDDENVNSQPFMRWRDRFLFCAEAIFKSQAETGEIKGHYLNATAGTCEEMMKRAIFARELGVPIVMHDYLTGGFTANTSLAHYCRDNGLLLHIHRAMHAVIDRQKNHGIHFRVLAKALRMSGGDHIHSGTVVGKLEGEREITLGFVDLLRDDFIEKDRSRGIYFTQDWVSLPGVLPVASGGIHVWHMPALTEIFGDDSVLQFGGGTLGHPWGNAPGAVANRVALEACVQARNEGRDLATEGNEIIREATKWSPELAAACEVWKEIKFEFQAMDTLDQ; from the coding sequence ATGAGTTGTAGGGAGGGATTTATGTCACCACAAACAGAGACTAAAGCAAGTGTTGGATTCAAAGCTGGTGTTAAAGATTATAAATTGACTTATTATACTCCTGAGTATGAAACCAAGGATACTGATATTTTGGCAGCATTTCGAGTAACTCCTCAACCTGGAGTTCCGCCTGAAGAAGCAGGGGCCGCAGTAGCTGCCGAATCTTCTACTGGTACATGGACAACTGTGTGGACCGATGGACTTACGAGCCTTGATCGTTACAAAGGGCGATGCTATGGAATCGAGCCTGTTCCTGGCGAAGAAAATCAATATATTGCTTATGTAGCTTACCCATTAGACCTTTTTGAAGAAGGTTCTGTTACTAACATGTTTACTTCCATTGTAGGTAATGTATTTGGGTTCAAAGCCCTGCGTGCTCTACGTCTGGAAGATTTGCGAATCCCTACTGCGTATGTTAAAACTTTCCAAGGTCCGCCTCACGGCATCCAAGTTGAGAGAGATAAATTGAACAAGTATGGTCGTCCCCTGTTGGGATGTACTATTAAACCTAAATTGGGGTTATCCGCTAAAAACTACGGTAGAGCTGTTTATGAATGTCTTCGTGGTGGCCTTGATTTTACTAAAGATGATGAGAACGTGAACTCCCAACCATTTATGCGTTGGAGAGACCGTTTCTTATTTTGTGCCGAAGCTATTTTTAAATCACAAGCTGAAACAGGTGAAATCAAAGGGCATTACTTGAATGCTACTGCGGGTACATGCGAAGAAATGATGAAAAGGGCTATATTTGCCAGAGAATTGGGAGTTCCTATCGTAATGCATGACTACCTAACAGGGGGATTCACTGCAAATACTAGCTTGGCTCATTATTGCCGAGATAATGGTCTACTTCTTCACATCCACCGCGCAATGCATGCAGTTATTGATAGACAGAAGAATCATGGTATACACTTCCGTGTACTAGCTAAAGCGTTACGTATGTCTGGTGGAGATCATATTCATTCCGGTACCGTAGTAGGTAAACTTGAAGGGGAAAGAGAAATCACTTTGGGCTTTGTTGATTTACTGCGTGATGATTTTATTGAAAAAGATAGAAGTCGCGGTATTTATTTCACCCAAGATTGGGTCTCTCTACCAGGTGTTCTGCCTGTAGCTTCGGGCGGTATTCACGTTTGGCATATGCCTGCTCTGACCGAGATCTTTGGAGATGATTCCGTACTACAGTTCGGTGGAGGAACTTTAGGGCACCCTTGGGGAAATGCACCCGGTGCCGTAGCTAATCGAGTAGCTCTAGAAGCATGTGTACAGGCTCGTAATGAGGGACGCGATCTTGCTACTGAGGGTAATGAAATTATCCGTGAGGCTACCAAATGGAGTCCTGAACTAGCTGCTGCTTGTGAAGTATGGAAGGAGATTAAATTTGAGTTTCAGGCAATGGATACTTTGGATCAATAA